The nucleotide window CTCTGGTTTTTTGAGCTAACTTTGTATGGCTTTATTGATCCTTCAAATACTGTCTTTCCCTGCCATATTCTGAGTTTTGTTTGTAAATTTTTAATCACCAACTCCTCAAACTCCCTTTCAAAAGGGCTATAATAGTAGGTTTTCTTGCGACCGTCAGAGGTATTAAGGGTGCTGTAAACAGTTATTGGAGAAAGAGTTTTCACATAGATTTTCTCTTTATACTCAGGCACTGCCTCAACCTGAACAGAGGAAAGCAACATTTTTTCTCCTGCAAGCACAAATTCTCCAGCTTTCAATAAATTCATCGCAAAGGATTGAATAAATTCATTTACTGGAGAGCAAATAACTAAATTTATCTGACCATAAAGGTGTATCTTCCCATTTTTAATCTGAGTATTTTCATCAGGTATGAGCCTTGAAAATGTGAAAAACTTAAATCTTCTTTCTGTTTCAGGGTCTTTAAAGCCTCTGTCATGAATCTTTTTTGCAATGTGAGCCTCAAGATGGCGATAGATAAATCCCTGAACAGCTTCATTGTAATGGCAGGGCAGGGTGATGAAGGATTTTTCAGGATGATGAAATTTAATTTTAAGTCGCATTTTTAGTTTCCGATAAAATGTCTTTTAAAACCTGACCAGCACTACCGTAAAATACTATCTCTGCTATCCAGTCCCAGTCTGTTTCTGCCTTATTTATAAAGATGAGCTTTGCACCCCTTTTATGGGCAATTCTTGGTATTGATGCTGCTGGTTCAACCTGAAGAGATGTTCCAATTACAAGCATGAGGTCACATTGATTTGCAATTTGCTGTGCCATAATGAGTTCTTTTTCAGGCATGGGCTCTCCGAAGAATACAACTGTTGGCTTTATTATGCCACCACAGTCATAACATCTTAAATCAAGCTCCTGTTCCGCGAGCATTTGTAATACTTCATCCATTTCATAAAGCTTTTCACAGTCAAGACATATTGCACCTCTTTGATTTCCATGAAGTTCAATAACGCTGTTGC belongs to Thermodesulfovibrio aggregans and includes:
- the cas6 gene encoding CRISPR-associated endoribonuclease Cas6 translates to MRLKIKFHHPEKSFITLPCHYNEAVQGFIYRHLEAHIAKKIHDRGFKDPETERRFKFFTFSRLIPDENTQIKNGKIHLYGQINLVICSPVNEFIQSFAMNLLKAGEFVLAGEKMLLSSVQVEAVPEYKEKIYVKTLSPITVYSTLNTSDGRKKTYYYSPFEREFEELVIKNLQTKLRIWQGKTVFEGSIKPYKVSSKNQRIVIYKNTVIKGWDGVFEMSLPEELFSIAFDTGLGAKNSQGFGCIEAWKGLKIEKKTNKIES
- a CDS encoding NAD-dependent deacylase; its protein translation is MNSSYQEKIKKASQLIKNSTYAVAFTGAGISTESGIPDFRSPGGLWQRFRIVTYQEFIYDRQAREEFWRMKKELIHQLINAKPNNAHIALAELEKLGIIKHVITQNIDGLHQMAGSNSVIELHGNQRGAICLDCEKLYEMDEVLQMLAEQELDLRCYDCGGIIKPTVVFFGEPMPEKELIMAQQIANQCDLMLVIGTSLQVEPAASIPRIAHKRGAKLIFINKAETDWDWIAEIVFYGSAGQVLKDILSETKNAT